A stretch of the Oxyura jamaicensis isolate SHBP4307 breed ruddy duck chromosome 4, BPBGC_Ojam_1.0, whole genome shotgun sequence genome encodes the following:
- the ARR3 gene encoding arrestin-C, which yields MADGAKVFKKTSPNGKLSIYLGKRDFVDHVESVDSVDGVCLIDPEYLKDRKVYVTLTCAFRYGRDDLDVIGLTFRKDLYVLTTQIFPPVPDQVPKTLTPLQEKLMKKLGENAYPFTFEVATNLPCSVTLQPGPDDVGKACGVDFEVKGFCAENLEEKIHKRNSVRLIIRKIQFAPMKTGPAPKSETTRQFMMSDKPLHLEASLDKEIYYHGDPINVTVNINNTTNKIVKKIKISVDQITDVVLYSLDKYTKTVCMEEINENVAANSTFSKTYSVTPTLSANREKRGLALDGKLKHEDTNLASTTILRPGMDKEVLGILVSYKVKVNLVVSRGGILGDLTSSDVAVELPVILMHPKPVDGKPCSEEDIVIEEFARQRLKGERDDDEDKEDADKEES from the exons ATGGCAGATGGAGCAAA GGTGTTCAAGAAGACGAGCCCCAACGGGAAG CTGTCCATCTACCTGGGGAAGAGGGACTTTGTGGACCACGTGGAGTCGGTGGACTCTGTGG ATGGCGTCTGCCTGATCGACCCGGAGTACCTGAAGGACAGGAAAG TGTACGTGACGCTGACTTGCGCGTTCCGCTACGGCCGAGACGACCTCGACGTTATCGGGCTGACCTTCAGGAAGGACCTCTACGTCCTGACCACGCAGATCTTCCCGCCGGTGCCCGACCAGGTGCCCAAAACCCTCACCCCTCTGCAGGAGAAGCTGATGAAGAAGCTCGGCGAGAACGCGTACCCCTTCACCTTCGAG GTTGCCACCAACTTGCCCTGCTCGGTCACCCTCCAGCCGGGACCAGACGACGTGGGGAAG GCCTGCGGCGTGGACTTCGAGGTGAAAGGGTTTTGTGCTGAAAACCTGGAGGAGAAGATCCACAAGAG GAACTCGGTGCGCCTCATCATCCGAAAGATCCAGTTTGCACCCATGAAAACGGGCCCCGCGCCCAAGTCGGAGACCACCCGGCAGTTCATGATGTCTGACAAGCCCCTGCACCTCGAGGCCTCCCTGGACAAGGAG ATCTACTACCACGGAGACCCCATCAACGTGACTGTCAACATCAACAACACCACCAACAAGAttgtgaaaaaaattaagatcTCAG TCGATCAGATCACGGACGTGGTTCTCTACTCGCTGGATAAATACACGAAGACTGTGTGCATGGAGGAGATAAA CGAGAACGTGGCGGCCAACTCCACCTTCTCCAAAACGTACTCCGTCACCCCCACGCTCTCGGCCAACCGTGAGAAGCGAGGCCTGGCTCTGGACGGCAAGCTCAAGCACGAGGACACCAACCTGGCCTCCACCACCAT CCTGAGGCCCGGCATGGACAAGGAGGTGCTGGGGATCCTGGTGTCCTACAAAGTGAAGGTCAACCTGGTGGTGTCCCGAGGAGG CATCCTGGGGGATCTCACTTCCAG CGACGTTGCCGTTGAACTGCCCGTCATCCTGATGCACCCGAAGCCTGTGGACGGTAAG CCTTGCAGCGAGGAGGACATCGTCATCGAGGAGTTCGCCCGGCAGCGCCTCAAGGGGGAGCGGGACGACGACGAGGACAAGGAGGATGCGGACAAGGAGGAGAGCTGA